In the genome of Pyrobaculum islandicum DSM 4184, the window GCCGACGTATTTACTTTCAAGATTAGCAGTAGAGAACTAGAAATTTGCGGCAAGACGTACGTCCTAAGTGAGGAGATAGGCGAATTTAAAAGGGGGCTTCTCCTATTGGAGAAAACCCCATTTTTTATCGAGTGTGACGAGGGGAATTGCATAGCTGCTAAGGCGCAAGTATAAAAATGCCGCCGGTTAGCTAAAACCATGGAGGTGCTTGTGGCAGCATATAATGTAAGTTCTGTGCCAAAGATGTTAGAACTAGCCAAAGTTACATATGGCTTTGGCTTAAAACGATTTATACTCATTAAGGTGTTTGGAGCGGCGGCGCAACAGATAGGAGACCTCTTTAAGCTTGCGTTTAAAATGGGCGGAGAGGTATTAGTATTTAACGACATAGCCGATGCAGTGGATATTTTAAAACCAGATATTATATATGCATTAGGGCGCCCCGACAGAGATACAAAACCTATAGAGAAGGTAGATGGGAAAATTATGTTATTAGTACATGGGGCGGACTTGTCGTTTTCGCCTAGAGAACTACCCCCAGGCGCAATTATGAGCCACGCCGTGGCAAAAGACATAGGCTCAACAGGACAGCTTGCGATTGCGCTATATAGATTACTAGGCGCCTAGCCACGGACTGGGATTTTTATTTCCTCTTCTCTGATTTTCTTAGCCGTAATTATAAGCACGCCGTTTTTATACAAAGCAGATGCTGTAGAGGGGTCTATCCTAACTGGCAGACGTATAAGTTTTGAATATTTTCTATCTCCTCTAGCGCCCTCGGCCTTAATTAACGAGCCGTCTTTTGTTACCGAAAGAGATATATCGCTAGCCTCAAGCCCCGGCATATCTATCTCTATCCTAATCCCGTCGCCTTCTTCAACGAGATGATAGTCTCTCTTTTCTTTAATTTCCTCAATCATTTTTTGAAACGACTTTGTCACCTCTTCTATAGCTCTTTTGAAATCTTCCATATCTCTAGCTACAGTTTGTATTTTAATTATTCTCTTCTAAAGACTTTGCCGACGGCCCTCGGCGGCTTAGCCCTCCCAATTACTCCCGCAACTATCAACAACGTTGCGATATACGGAATCATCCTAGTTATTTCATATCTAGCTACGCCCACTGTCTGTAGCCAATATGACAAAGCGTCAAAAAAGCCAAATATAAAAGCTCCGACAATGGCCAACAGGGGATTCCAATTGGAGAATACAACGTTGGCAAGCGCTATAAACCCCCTCCCTGCAGAAATCTCCTTTGTAACGACAGAGAGATACGCGGTGCTTAGATACGCCCCGGCTAAAGATGCCAATGCCGACCCAATAATCGTAGAGAGTAACCTCACCTTGTATACATCTATGCCCATGTTATACGCCGAGTCTGGATCCTCGCCACACGCCCTAATTATAATGCCCACTCTAGATTTAAATAAGACATACCACATGATCCCCGCAACGATAAATGTAAAAACAGTAACCCACATGGGATCTGCCTTTGCCCAATCTGGTACTTGTTTATATCCAGCCACACCCCAATAAGCTTGTATACCGTAGGCCACAGCCCCCGCCGCAAATAGGTTTATTGCAACTCCGCTGATAATCTGATCGCCGGCTAGATATGTTGAGATATAGCCATGTATCAATCCCACTGAGGCGCCTATGGCAATAGCAGCCGACATAGCAATTATCGGCCATACGAGGTCTGGCAACCACATCCCCACGCGGTAACGGAGATAATCTACCGCTAGAGGAGCGACAAACGCACCCAGTAACATTATCCCCTCCAGCCCTATGTTAACAACACCGCTACGCTCCATTAGAATCTCGCCTAAAGAAGCGAGAAGAATCGGCACAGATGCCAAAAGCGCTTGTATGATTAGAAGAAGGAGTAGTTCTGTCATGTCTTTTTTAACATCTGTATAGCTAATAACAATATTATAACGCCTTGTATTATCCTCACAAACTCAAAGGGCGTTCCAGCCTCTATTTGCATATGTCTCGCACCTTCTTGTAAAACGCCGAGGAATAACGCCGCAATAGCCACGCCTATGGGATGTCCGCGGCCTAACATAGCTGCGGTAATTCCGTCGAAACCTAAGCCATAAACATTGGCGAGATTTCTCATTAAGCTATAAGACGGCGGCTTGGCGACCACTTGCATAACGCCGGCAACGCCCGCCGTTAATGCGCCTATTAAAAACGACAGCATTATCGACCGCATAGGCTCAATGCCGTAGGACTTAGCTACTATTGGGTTTTGACCGCTTATAGAAATTCGATAGCCCCATACACTGTATTTAACAAAGATATAAACAAACAAAGCTATTATATAAGACAACGGAACTGCCGCCGTGAGATCTGTCCCAGCTACTAGCGGCGTTAGACGCGCTGGCTCAGGTGTTTTTATAGACTCCTCTGGCTGAAGAGGATTTGTAAATACTGTAGACACAGCCATTATTACAACCCAATACGCAATCCAATTCATCATTATAGTAGTTATCACCTCGTTTACCCCTCTCCAGATTTTAAGAAGAGCAGGTACTAAAGACCAAACACAAGCTAAAGTCAACCCTATAAACAACGCAAGAGGTAACGCCAAACTACTCTTTGTAATATATGCCGCAACTACAGCGCCCAAAGCCCCCATATATACTTGGCCCTCTGCACCTATGTTAAACAAACCTGCTCTTAAACCTACGGCGAAGGTAAGACCGGTTAGAACTATTGGCGCCGAAAAGGCCAGTGCAGAAAAGAAATATGTATAGTCTAAGAGCGGGGTAAATAACATAGATCTATACGACATTATTGGGTCGTATCCAGAGATCCACATAACTACTGCGCCTATGGCAAAGGCGGTGACAAGCGTAAGAACTACGTCTAACAATGGAAGAGGTATCCTCATAACCCTGCCATCTTCTTACCCACTAGGTCTACCCTCATCTCTTCTACAGGGCCTAAAGCCACTATTTTGCCTCTGTAGATAACCGCGATGGTGTCCGCCAATTTGTATGCCTCATCTAAGTCGCTTGTCACAAGTAAAATGCCTGCTCCGTTATTCCTCGCCTTCATAAGCAACTGATGGACATACTCTGTCGTAGCTACGTCTAAGCCGCGTGTAGGTTGATGCGCTATTATTAGCTTAGCCCCCCTACTTAGCTCACGCCCAACTACAAGTTTTTGTTGATTCCCACCCGATAGGTGACGTACAAAAGCCCTGGGGCCAGGAGCTACTATGCCAAATTCTTTAATTAGCTTTGTCGCAAATTGTTTCGCCAAAGTCCATGAAATTATCCCTCTTTTTGCAAACTCACTCTCTTTACCAATTATCGCATTTTCAACAAGCGTAAATTCTGGTATCAACGCTTTTCTCAACCTATCGTCGGGGATATAAGCCAGTCTGCCGTATATTTTGATCACACCCCTTCTCCACCTCCTTAAGCCTACTATAGCTTCAACTAAATGTTCCTGACCGTTGCCTTCTACACCAACAACGGCCAAAATCTCCCTCTCTCTCACTTTAAAACTCACGCCTTGTACGACAGCTCTGCCGCCCTCGTAGATCCATAAATCTTCTACTTCAAGCACGAAGTTTTCCCCCGGTTTCTGAATTCTTTCGACACGTTCTATTTTTAACTCGCCGACCATAGATTCAACTAATCCCCTGGGGTCATAGGGAGGAAGAAATTCTGCAACTTTTACGCCTCTTCTCAATACTACGACGCGATCAGCTATTTCCAATACCTCAGGTATTTTATGAGTGATATAGACTATCGATTTGCCAAGGCTCCTCAATTTTTTTATTACTTGGAAAAGAGATCTCACCTCTGGAGGCGAGAGCACTGTGGTAGGCTCGTCTAATATAAGCAAATCCGCGCCCCAGTAGAGAGCCTTTACTATTTCAACTCTCTGTCTTACACCAAGGGGCAACTCCTCCACATCTCTATCCCACTCAATTTCAAATCCAAGCTCTTCCGATATCTTAACAGCTCTTTCTTTTAACACCGTTGATATAGGTTTTAAACTTGCTCCCTCTAAAATAGCCAGATTTTCCAAAGCTGTAAGTCCAGGTATAAGAGAGGGGTGTTGGTGAACCATAGCAATTCCAAGCTTTAATGCGTCTCTCGCACTTCTAAACCTCACCCTCTTGTCGTTTACATATATC includes:
- a CDS encoding RecB-family nuclease, which produces MEVLVAAYNVSSVPKMLELAKVTYGFGLKRFILIKVFGAAAQQIGDLFKLAFKMGGEVLVFNDIADAVDILKPDIIYALGRPDRDTKPIEKVDGKIMLLVHGADLSFSPRELPPGAIMSHAVAKDIGSTGQLAIALYRLLGA
- a CDS encoding Hsp20/alpha crystallin family protein; protein product: MEDFKRAIEEVTKSFQKMIEEIKEKRDYHLVEEGDGIRIEIDMPGLEASDISLSVTKDGSLIKAEGARGDRKYSKLIRLPVRIDPSTASALYKNGVLIITAKKIREEEIKIPVRG
- a CDS encoding ABC transporter permease, which gives rise to MTELLLLLIIQALLASVPILLASLGEILMERSGVVNIGLEGIMLLGAFVAPLAVDYLRYRVGMWLPDLVWPIIAMSAAIAIGASVGLIHGYISTYLAGDQIISGVAINLFAAGAVAYGIQAYWGVAGYKQVPDWAKADPMWVTVFTFIVAGIMWYVLFKSRVGIIIRACGEDPDSAYNMGIDVYKVRLLSTIIGSALASLAGAYLSTAYLSVVTKEISAGRGFIALANVVFSNWNPLLAIVGAFIFGFFDALSYWLQTVGVARYEITRMIPYIATLLIVAGVIGRAKPPRAVGKVFRRE
- a CDS encoding ABC transporter permease; its protein translation is MRIPLPLLDVVLTLVTAFAIGAVVMWISGYDPIMSYRSMLFTPLLDYTYFFSALAFSAPIVLTGLTFAVGLRAGLFNIGAEGQVYMGALGAVVAAYITKSSLALPLALFIGLTLACVWSLVPALLKIWRGVNEVITTIMMNWIAYWVVIMAVSTVFTNPLQPEESIKTPEPARLTPLVAGTDLTAAVPLSYIIALFVYIFVKYSVWGYRISISGQNPIVAKSYGIEPMRSIMLSFLIGALTAGVAGVMQVVAKPPSYSLMRNLANVYGLGFDGITAAMLGRGHPIGVAIAALFLGVLQEGARHMQIEAGTPFEFVRIIQGVIILLLAIQMLKKT
- a CDS encoding ABC transporter ATP-binding protein, whose translation is MKVFLREIHKIFSDGTYALRGVSLEIFPGEILALLGENGAGKTTLMKILAGVYRPTSGEIYVNDKRVRFRSARDALKLGIAMVHQHPSLIPGLTALENLAILEGASLKPISTVLKERAVKISEELGFEIEWDRDVEELPLGVRQRVEIVKALYWGADLLILDEPTTVLSPPEVRSLFQVIKKLRSLGKSIVYITHKIPEVLEIADRVVVLRRGVKVAEFLPPYDPRGLVESMVGELKIERVERIQKPGENFVLEVEDLWIYEGGRAVVQGVSFKVREREILAVVGVEGNGQEHLVEAIVGLRRWRRGVIKIYGRLAYIPDDRLRKALIPEFTLVENAIIGKESEFAKRGIISWTLAKQFATKLIKEFGIVAPGPRAFVRHLSGGNQQKLVVGRELSRGAKLIIAHQPTRGLDVATTEYVHQLLMKARNNGAGILLVTSDLDEAYKLADTIAVIYRGKIVALGPVEEMRVDLVGKKMAGL